In Labilibaculum sp. DW002, one DNA window encodes the following:
- a CDS encoding deoxynucleoside kinase, giving the protein MHIAVAGNIGAGKTTLAGLLAKHYGWEAHFEDVDENPYLNDFYDDMKRWSFALQIHFLNSRFNQVLALRKSGKEIIQDRTIYEDAYIFAPNLESMSLMPKRDFDNYLSLFNIMSSLIQPPDLLIYLRASIPTLVEHIQARGRDYEETIRLDYLKRLNERYEAWISGYKNGKLLIIDVDNIDFMGKPKDLSEVINKIDAQLNGLF; this is encoded by the coding sequence ATGCACATTGCAGTTGCCGGAAATATTGGTGCAGGTAAAACTACACTAGCAGGATTATTAGCAAAACATTACGGATGGGAAGCTCATTTCGAAGATGTAGATGAAAACCCGTATTTAAATGATTTTTACGACGATATGAAAAGATGGTCTTTTGCCCTGCAGATCCACTTTTTAAACAGTCGATTCAATCAAGTATTGGCATTACGAAAATCTGGAAAAGAAATTATTCAAGATAGAACGATTTACGAGGATGCTTATATTTTTGCTCCTAATTTAGAGTCGATGAGTCTGATGCCAAAAAGAGATTTTGACAATTACCTTTCTCTTTTTAACATCATGAGTTCTCTTATACAACCTCCTGATTTACTGATATACTTACGTGCCTCGATACCTACTTTGGTTGAACACATTCAAGCTAGAGGTCGCGATTACGAAGAAACCATTCGTTTGGATTATCTGAAAAGATTAAATGAGCGATACGAAGCTTGGATTAGTGGCTATAAGAATGGTAAACTTTTGATTATTGATGTAGATAACATCGATTTTATGGGTAAGCCAAAAGACCTAAGTGAAGTTATTAATAAGATTGATGCTCAACTAAACGGTCTATTTTAA
- a CDS encoding deoxynucleoside kinase: MHIAVAGNIGSGKTTLTELLAKHYNWEAHYEEVDENPYLNDFYDDMQRWSFNLQIYFLKSRFNQIMEIRKSGKNVIQDRTIYEDAMIFAPNLYDMELMSERDFKNYNNLFELMGSMVQAPDLLIYLRSSVPTLVNNIQKRGRNYEETIRLDYLKNLNTRYENWIKNYSRGKLLIIDAENLDFLENPEDLNGIVDKVEAQIHGLF; this comes from the coding sequence ATGCATATTGCAGTAGCCGGTAATATCGGATCTGGGAAAACTACCCTTACAGAACTCTTAGCGAAACATTACAATTGGGAAGCACATTACGAAGAAGTGGATGAAAATCCATATCTAAATGATTTCTACGATGATATGCAAAGATGGTCTTTTAATCTTCAGATCTATTTTTTAAAGAGCCGTTTCAATCAGATTATGGAAATCCGTAAATCGGGTAAAAACGTAATTCAAGATAGAACCATTTACGAAGACGCCATGATTTTTGCTCCTAATTTGTACGATATGGAGCTAATGAGCGAGCGTGATTTTAAAAACTACAATAACCTATTCGAATTGATGGGATCGATGGTTCAAGCACCAGATCTGCTAATCTATTTAAGATCTTCAGTACCTACTTTGGTTAACAACATCCAAAAAAGAGGTCGTAATTACGAAGAAACCATTCGTTTAGATTACCTAAAGAATTTGAATACTCGTTACGAAAATTGGATCAAAAATTATTCAAGAGGGAAACTACTTATTATCGATGCCGAAAATCTTGATTTTCTTGAAAACCCAGAAGATTTAAATGGGATTGTAGATAAAGTAGAAGCTCAAATTCACGGATTGTTTTAA
- a CDS encoding outer membrane beta-barrel protein, translating to MNLRYLLFLVAILGFFSKSNAQYYKDGKFLIGASVGYQYPLGDFGDQAKAGPSFRIAGQLMLNKKISVGVELSYSLLGQDEFWDGDHRGSYDVDYNIGSALLRASYYFDSWDRDFRPYTSLAFGYFSYRNKVDYLAISAGTGNFKSTLKDNKVGLAPNIGFLYNLSDELCFDMNLRYIYIPNLSDEINTYSGLDKLSLPELSIGLFYRF from the coding sequence ATGAATTTAAGATATCTACTCTTCTTAGTTGCCATACTTGGTTTTTTTTCAAAAAGCAACGCACAATATTACAAGGATGGTAAATTTTTAATTGGAGCCTCAGTTGGGTACCAATACCCTTTAGGTGATTTTGGAGATCAGGCGAAAGCTGGACCTTCCTTTAGAATTGCCGGACAATTGATGCTGAACAAAAAGATAAGTGTTGGAGTAGAATTATCCTATAGTTTATTGGGGCAAGATGAATTTTGGGATGGTGATCACAGAGGAAGTTATGATGTAGATTATAATATTGGATCCGCTTTACTTAGAGCATCTTATTATTTTGATAGCTGGGACAGAGATTTTAGACCTTATACTTCTTTAGCCTTTGGATACTTTTCTTACAGAAATAAAGTAGATTATTTGGCAATTTCAGCTGGAACAGGAAATTTTAAAAGCACATTAAAAGACAATAAAGTAGGATTAGCTCCCAATATTGGTTTTTTGTATAATCTCTCCGATGAATTGTGCTTTGATATGAATTTAAGGTATATATATATTCCCAATCTGTCAGATGAAATTAATACCTATTCTGGCCTAGATAAGTTATCTCTGCCAGAACTATCAATAGGATTGTTTTATCGTTTTTAA
- the kbl gene encoding glycine C-acetyltransferase codes for MYGKFKDYLAGEIESIKESGLYKNERIITSPQGAEIKVSTGDEVLNFCANNYLGLSSHPRVIEGAKKALDTHGYGMSSVRFICGTTDIHKELEGKIAKFFGTEDTILYAAAFDANGGVFEPLFSKEDAIISDELNHASIIDGVRLCKSARYRYKHADMADLEAQLKVAQAQRYRIIVTDGVFSMDGDIAKLNEICDLADKYNALVMVDDSHSSGFIGETGRGTHEYHNCMDRVDIITSTLGKALGGGLGGFTTGKKEIIDMLRQRSRPYLFSNSLSPAIVGASIAVFDMLSESTELRDKVIWNAKYFSTQLREAGFDVKPSDSAINALMLYDAVLSQQFAAKLLEEGIYVIGFFFPVVPKEQARIRIQLSAAHTKEHLDKALAAFIKVGKELKVIE; via the coding sequence ATGTACGGAAAATTCAAAGACTATTTGGCTGGTGAGATCGAATCTATTAAAGAATCGGGCTTGTACAAAAACGAGAGAATTATTACTTCTCCTCAAGGTGCTGAAATTAAAGTATCAACTGGTGATGAGGTATTAAATTTTTGTGCCAACAATTATTTGGGATTATCATCTCATCCAAGAGTAATCGAAGGTGCTAAGAAAGCCTTAGATACTCACGGTTATGGTATGTCTTCGGTTCGTTTCATTTGCGGAACAACTGATATTCATAAAGAATTGGAAGGTAAAATTGCCAAGTTTTTTGGTACTGAAGATACCATTCTTTACGCTGCTGCATTTGATGCAAATGGCGGGGTTTTCGAACCACTTTTCTCTAAAGAAGATGCCATTATTTCTGATGAATTGAATCACGCTTCAATTATCGATGGTGTTCGTTTGTGTAAATCGGCTCGTTACCGCTACAAGCATGCTGATATGGCTGATTTGGAAGCACAATTGAAAGTTGCACAAGCTCAACGTTACAGAATTATCGTTACTGATGGTGTATTCTCTATGGACGGTGATATTGCTAAGTTAAACGAAATTTGTGATCTGGCAGATAAGTATAATGCTTTAGTCATGGTTGACGATTCTCACTCTTCAGGATTTATTGGAGAAACAGGTCGTGGAACTCACGAGTATCATAACTGCATGGATCGTGTTGATATTATCACAAGCACTTTGGGTAAAGCTCTAGGTGGCGGATTAGGTGGATTCACAACAGGAAAGAAAGAGATTATCGACATGTTACGTCAGCGTTCTCGTCCATACTTATTCTCAAATTCATTATCACCAGCAATCGTCGGTGCTTCTATCGCAGTATTTGATATGTTAAGTGAGTCAACTGAGTTGAGAGATAAGGTGATCTGGAATGCAAAATACTTCAGTACACAATTGCGTGAAGCTGGCTTCGATGTGAAACCTTCTGATTCTGCAATTAACGCATTGATGCTTTATGATGCAGTTTTATCTCAGCAGTTTGCTGCAAAATTACTGGAAGAAGGCATTTATGTAATTGGTTTCTTCTTCCCGGTTGTTCCAAAGGAGCAGGCTCGTATTAGAATTCAATTATCTGCTGCTCATACTAAAGAGCATCTTGACAAAGCTTTAGCTGCTTTCATTAAAGTAGGTAAAGAACTTAAAGTGATTGAATAA